One Punica granatum isolate Tunisia-2019 chromosome 3, ASM765513v2, whole genome shotgun sequence genomic window carries:
- the LOC116198650 gene encoding leucine-rich repeat extensin-like protein 6: MKKSCPLLLLLLLHIIFSPSLTAAVAGGFGVGIGIGGGGGGGVWIGGGINTPAAPPSSYKLDVAYKALQAWKSSITGDPHGLLRSWVGPNVCSYKGVFCSSAPEEEEEEEEQVGSSSSSSTSSRVSFVSGIDLNRANLEGTLVRDLAALTDLTLLHLNSNRFSGTIPITFRALASLQELDLSNNLLSGPFPSVILSMPSLVYLDLRFNDFSGPIPEDLFERPRLDAILLNNNRFQGEIPESMARSQASVVNLAYNELSGSIPAGLGFMGSKVREILFLNNRLTGCIPEGVGLFSEVEVFDVSYNSLTGQLPDTISCLDQIEVLNLAHNQLTGVLPNMICSLKSLLNLTVAYNFFSGFSQECSKLFDRNVGFDFSANCIPDRQLQRPPPECSAGSGTELSCTRIPAVQPLVCGAMAILGGTIGDLTSTSTPPSSPPP; this comes from the exons ATGAAGAAATCCTGtcctcttctcctccttctcctcctccacaTTATCTTTTCACCTTCTTTAACTGCAGCTGTAGCAGGAGGTTTCGGTGTTGGGATCGGGATCGGAGGCGGAGGCGGAGGCGGGGTGTGGATTGGTGGAGGGATAAACACCCCAGCGGCACCACCATCTTCTTACAAGCTTGATGTGGCCTACAAGGCCCTCCAAGCATGGAAGTCCTCAATCACAGGGGACCCACATGGGTTGCTCCGCTCCTGGGTGGGCCCCAATGTGTGCTCCTACAAGGGTGTCTTCTGCTCATCAGCTccggaagaagaagaggaagaagaagagcaagtgggcagcagcagcagcagcagcacaaGCTCCAGGGTGTCCTTTGTGTCTGGGATAGACCTCAACAGGGCAAACCTGGAGGGCACCTTGGTGAGAGACCTGGCCGCCCTCACCGACTTGACTCTGCTCCACCTCAACTCGAACCGCTTCTCTGGCACCATCCCGATTACTTTCCGAGCCTTGGCTTCCCTCCAGGAGCTCGACCTCAGCAACAACCTGCTTTCCGGCCCGTTCCCGTCGGTCATCCTCTCCATGCCCTCCCTCGTCTACCTCGACCTCAG ATTCAATGACTTCTCCGGGCCTATCCCTGAGGATCTTTTTGAGAGGCCGAGGCTCGACGCGATCCTTCTGAACAACAACAGGTTCCAGGGCGAGATCCCGGAATCCATGGCGCGTTCCCAGGCCTCGGTGGTCAACTTGGCATATAATGAGCTATCTGGTAGCATCCCTGCAGGCTTGGGCTTCATGGGCTCGAAGGTCCGGGAGATCCTCTTCCTCAACAACCGTTTGACAGGGTGCATTCCCGAGGGGGTTGGACTGTTCTCCGAAGTGGAAGTGTTCGACGTGAGCTATAATTCCCTGACGGGCCAGCTGCCCGACACGATATCATGCCTGGACCAAATCGAGGTACTGAACCTGGCCCACAACCAGCTCACCGGAGTCCTTCCCAACATGATCTGCTCCCTCAAGAGCCTGCTGAACCTCACCGTCGCCTACAACTTCTTCTCCGGGTTCAGCCAGGAGTGTTCCAAGCTCTTCGACAGGAATGTCGGGTTCGACTTCTCGGCCAACTGCATTCCCGACAGGCAGCTCCAGCGGCCACCGCCTGAGTGCTCGGCAGGGTCTGGAACTGAGCTGAGCTGCACCAGGATCCCAGCCGTGCAACCGCTTGTTTGCGGGGCAATGGCCATTTTGGGCGGGACAATTGGTGACCTAACCTCAACTAGTACTCCTCCTTCATCACCTCCTCCATAA